The window CTGAACCACCTTTTCTTAGTTATATTATAGAACAAAAAAATAATCCTCCTCGGATTATTTAATATTTTATTTTTTTGGGCATTTGATAAGTTTTATAAGTTGTTTGGGCGCGGATAATAGCATCAGGATCAGCTAATAAGATAGTTTCCCGCACTCGTTTAAAACTAATTAACGAAATAGTAATCATTACAATGTAATTATTATCTGAAAATTCGTTATTAAGATTTTTAGAAACTTTTTAGATGGTATTATTACGATAACCATTTTCTCGTAAACGGTCAATAATCACTTGGGGGTTGCTTGTAATTACCATCAAAGTTGTGTTGCAATATTTTGGGAAAATTTTATTTGACACAATACCACAGACAATAATAACCATAAAGGCCGCAAAGAATGTAGCTGAGAAATAGAAGGTAATAAAATCAGGGTTAGGAGTTGGTGGTTTAAAAGCATAACTCATTGCCCATGTTATTAACATTACCAAGGTATTAACTAGGATTGAAACATTCCCAACTGGTTTTTCTTTGTTCTTGAAATATAGTTATTTACAAAGTCTGTACCTCCTGGACAGGCATCACCAATGTATAAGAAATCATAACCAATTCCATTTAAGATCGCTCCAATTAATCCAAAGAAGAAAATTTATAAATCACGAACACTAGACTTATCAATATCATTTAGATTTTGTAAAAAATGGAAGTCTGTTGAATTGATAACAGGGATTCCATGATAATCCCCAATTCCCGTTAATAATAATATGGAAAGCCGTTTGACAAACCATAAAAATTAATGTATTTATGATAAATCTCCGACCAACAATTATTGAACTAAAAATAATTAAAGGGATATTATTAACAATGTAAAAAACATAATACATTAAGTTAGCATTATTAATATTTGAATCATTTAATGGAGGGAAAATATATTGGACAAAGATTTTCCCGACCGCTCCCAACCCCGGTGGAAGAACTTTTGAAGGAGTTAAGAAATAATCAAAAGCAATCGTACAAATTAAACTAGCTAAAACAAAATAGATATAAACTTTATTTTGAGTTTTTTTAAGATAGTTTTTTTGCTTTGAGTAATAATTAATCTTTTTTTATTTGTTCTTCATTATATTCGCTCCAAAGAGTACTGATTTTTTCTTTAACATCTAATTTATTTTCAAGTTCAACAAGTTGTTTTTCATAAGCAACTATTTTATTAACAAATTTATTAATAATTTGTTTTTTTGTAGTCAAATTGTTCTAATTTTAATTTTAGTTTAATTTTTTTGACTGATCATGGTTCTTACTTAATTTTAATAATTTTTGCTCTAGTTGATTTTTATATTCGCTGGTTTCATTAATATATTATTTCATCATTTGTTCTGTTTACCGAATATTTTTCTTAATATTTTCGTAGAGCTCTTCATCTACTAACTTTTGCTTTTTCGTTTCTTTCAATTTAATCACACTCACTCTTTTATTAATACAATAACAAGGTTATTATATTCCTTTTTATTATTTTTGTTCTTAAAAATTTTCATAATTTATTAATATTTATCTAAAAAAATGTTTTAATTAAAAAGAGTATAGATAAAAAAAGATAGTAAGGATTGAAAAAACATGAAAACCAATAGTTTACTTTTTTTAAGAGCAGTTGAATTAGCAGTGATTGCTTCTTATGAATTAGTTGGAAAGCAAGATAAAAATAATCTGGATAAGAAGGCCGTCGATATTATTAATTTATTATTAACTAACCATAATGCCAAAGCTAAAATTGCTATTGGGGAAGGCGAGTTAGACGAAGCACCAATGCTTTATCAAGGGCAAACTTTTACTAATAACCATCCGATTACAATTGATATTGCAGTTGATCCCATTGAAGGAACTTCTCCCGCTAGTAAAAATGAAGAGGGCTCAATTTCTTGTATTGCTATCGCTAAAAACGATTCAATGTTACAAATTCCGGAAATGTATATGGAAAAATTATTTATTGCCAAAAAAGATGAGGGGAATATTGATTTTACAAAAGATATTAAGTGAAATTTAGATAATTTATTAAAAATTAAGAAAACTTTAAAAGTTATTATTTTAGATAAGCCTCGCCATCAAGAAATTATTCAATATATGGAAGCAAATAAAATAGAAGTTATTCGTATTAAAGAAGGGGACGTCTTAGGAGCCATTGATGTTGTTTTAGGGCGCGCAGATTTATTATATGGGATTGGTGGTGCGCCCGAGGGAATCTTAATGGCTTCTTTGGCAATTGCTACTAATCATATTATGTTTAATCGGTTAGTACCATATCAACAAATTTGACCATCTGAGAAGGAAACTGCTGAAAGAATGAAAATTGAAGCGAAGGGTATGCAACTAAAAAAATTAAATTATGACTTAATTTTACGAGAAAATGATTTAGTTAAAGATAATAACACAATGTTCTTTGCAGCTAGTTTAACCGGGGGGTCATTATTAAAACCATTAATAGTTGAAAATAATGAATTTATTGTTAATTCATTTATTGGGTATAATAATATTTATCATCAGATTGTGTCAAGATATCCAATTGTTAAGGATATTAAATACTTATTAACTGAATATAGTTTTTGCAAATAATTATTTAATAATCTTCTATAAATATTGTTTTCTGACTGTTGTTTTAAAATTGTTTTAATTTTAATTCTTAGATAAAATTATAGTATGTAATTAAATAATGAGGTGAGAGTCAGATGGCCAAAAAAAACAATGGGAGAAATTTTAGCCGCCGCTAAAAAAACCAAAACAGCAGTGGATATTGAAAAAATTGAAATTGCTGATGGTGAAACTTTTGATTTAGTAAATTTAACCTTAGAACAAAAATTAAAATTGCTAAAAGCAGCAAATAATCCTGCAAATCCAAATTATTAAATCTGATTACAACTAAGTAAGGAAAAAACGAGAAATTGACAAAAAAATTGATAAAAAAGATATCAAAAATTTATCAGAAGATAACGAAAATGAATAAGAATGATCTTATTCATTTTTAATTAAAATTGAATTGCTATTTTAAGATAAAGGTTTATAATTAGTGAAACTAAAATTCAGGAGATGAGAATTAGTTTTAATTAAAATTAAGAGAGAAATTTATTAGAGGTATTATTATGTTTAATCATATAGTATTTTAGCAAATGATAGTTCAAGGATTTTAAATCAAATAGAAAATTGGCATCCAATTAAGTATTTTATTTAATTTATTTTTTTATTAATAGCAACAGGGACCTTTTTTGGAGCAAAATTATCCTCAACATATTTATCGGCCCTTACCCAACAAACACAGTTAGGAACCGCCGTGGCTGAGGGGATTATTTTATCTTTTATTAGTGCAAGTCGGGAATTAACAGCCGCCTTAGTTTCGGGAATTATTGGTCACCCAGAACTGTCGGTATCCGATGTAATTGGTTCAAATTCAGTAGTTACTTTTTGTTTAGTATTAGCAAATATTATTTTTTAAGAAAAAAATTATTTGCTAATACAACCAAATAAATAACATTATGATGTGATTATTACTAGGATTTGTTTTATTATTAGTAATTACCTTAATTCCGATTAAGGAATTTGCCTTTATGCGTGTTACGATTCCAGGTATCCGCTTGTCGTGAGTTAACTTAGTAATTTTTATTGGTTATATCATCTTTTTTGTTTTATTCACTAAACATTGCTAGTAAAGAACAAACAACCGAAATTGATTTAGATACTGAAAAATTAGCCATGAGTTATCTAAAGTTAAAACGGATTTATACTATTTTTGGTTTGGGAACGGGATTAATTATTATCTCCGCCTTTATTTCCTCAACTTCGGCCGGTGGTTTATTATTAGGATATGTTACATGTTTACCAGAGTTAACATCCTTATTCTTTTTAGCAAAATTAGGGCAAGGAACCAGGTCCATTAGTGCGACAGTTGGAACAAATTTATTTCATTATTTCTTTGATTTCTTTTCAGATATTGCCTATTTTAACGAAGGGGAGTATAAAACCATTGCCACAAATAATCTTCGCTATGAATATTTTTAATAATTTGTATTGAAGCGCTGTTAACAGGATTATTAATTTTAAATACACAGAAAAAAAATTAGTAATAATAAAATAATGTTAATAACAATTAGTGTGGTTATTATGTTAGTTTATGCAATTGGTTGAATTGCCAATATTGCCTTAACTTCGACAAATGTTATAATTAAGTAAATTAAAAGAAAAAAATAATTAAGTGGAGGAATGTTATGGCCAAAAAAGCATTTAATTGATTAATGATAATTACCTTAGTAATTGGAATTGTGCTCGTAGTATTATTGGGAGTTGTGGCTTGGTATGTTTTAAAAGTTAAAGTGGAAGAAACTGGAAATAAGTATAGTCCTTGTGTTTTATACGAAGAGCATTCTCCTGATAAAGTTAGTTCTGATCGTGGTCAAAAAGCGGAATTAATTTATCAGTTACAAAACCCTAATTTTAAAATCTTACAAAAACAAAAGTTAAATTATAATGATTTTACAACAGATGATTTTAATTTAATTAGAGCTTGTGAAAGTAATATGGTCTATAAAGCTAGCCAAGCCGCAATTAATACTTTCCAAGATTTATCAACTCCAATTGTTTTCAATAGTATTGCTGATTTAGAAGGCAAATTGAAAAATAATTATGTTTTAGATTTTACCAGTTTAGTTAATTCAACAACTGGTGATAAAGTTTCTTTTGCCAATAATATCCTTGATTTTTTTAATAAACTTAATAACTTATATGGAAACAAAATGTTAAAATCAATTTTATATAATCTTGAAGAAGGTTCAATGGTTAATAACCAAGTTGTTGCGGTAACAAGATTTGGGGGCTGGAATTCGTATGGGGTTTATCAATGTATGGTGTTAGGACCCCAAGCAGCTGATGTTAATTTAGTAAGACAACAATATGATATTGGCTATTGGCCAACAAAAATAGATATTAATATTTTAGTGCATGAAATGGGCCATGCAGTATCAAATTATTTATGAACTTATGCGTCTGATCGCCAGTATTTTAATAAAAACCTTGATGGCATTTCTACTTGCCAAAGTCTTAAATATAATAATCCAACAAGAGTAAGATTTTATAACAAAAGTCCTAATGATTATTTAGTTCATTATTTAGGACAACGTGCGGGAATTGGTAATGGTTATCCATTGCAACAAAAATTGGCAGCTTGGTCCTTTGTACAATCTGGTTATGGTCGTGAAGGTAGTGATATTGGTGGGAATGGTGAATTATTTGCCGAAGCTTTTGCCCAATGACTTTTAACACCAGATAGTCAAAAAGGATTAAATTGACAAGTATTAAATGATTTTTATACCAATGCGTTAAAAAAAGAATATGCTTTGTAATATAAAAAAGTTTGAACCTTAGATTCAAACTTTTTTATACTTCTTCACCATTTAAAAGTTTTTCAAGATAATCACCAACCCCACCCTCATTATTTGTTAAATAAGTAATTCCGCGGGCGAGTGCTTTTAAGTTATCATTACCATTTTTCATTGCAATTCCATAACCAACTGTTTGTAGCATTTCACGGTCATTCATTTCATCCCCAAAAGCAATGACATCGCGGATGTCAACATTATAATATTGGGCTAAAATTCTAGCCGTAAAACCCTTGGAAACTAATTTATTATTAATGTTTAACATAATAGTATTGCTGTTTAGTTTTTTCCCAATATTAATCCGAACTGAGTTTTTATAATTATCAAACATTCTTAAAACTTGGTATTTATCATTATCATTTTTTAGATACAAGGCCATATTACTAGCCGGTCCTTTTCAATTATCAAAGGGGTCCGTGATGAAGTATTCATTATCAGCCACATCATCTAAATGGAAGTAGTTTTCGACTGCTTTATCTTTTTTTCAACAAATTGCTTTGTCATAATGTTCAATCAAAATGTTATCTAATGAATTTTTAATTTGGGGATTATTAATAATATCCATAATTACATCATATGAAATTGAAAAAACAATTCGTTTAAAATCCCGTTTTAACGGATCATGTATATGTCCTCCGTCAAAATTAGTCAATAAGGTTGTTAGCCCTAATTCTTGGTAAAATCGGATACTAGCCCGGTGCGGGCGCCCAGTAATAATACAAATATGGTGTCCATCATTAGTTGCCTTTTTTAATACTTCAATTGTTTTGGGATGAATTGATATGCCATCATCCATTAAGGTTGTTCCGTCTAAATCAATTAAAATTAAGCGTTTTTTATTTAAGTGTTGTAATTTCATTGTTACCTCCTCTTTTATTTGCTTGCTACAATATTTATTATATAATAAGGGAATATTTTTACTAAAAAAAGATAAAAATTTAGCACTTAATAATTGACAATGCTAATGAGTATTGGTATGATATAAGTGTTATTATCACTTAGCATAGTTAATTGCTAATTGACAATTGTCATTTTTATTATTGATAAAGGAGGTATTTATTATGGAATTTACACAACAATATGAGCCGGGGAAAGATCCTAAAGTCCTTGACAAGTATGCTAAAAATTTAAATAAATTAGCCCATGAAGGGAAAATGGATCCTATTATTGGTCGTGATGATGAAATTAACCGGGTAATTAGAATTTTATCAAGAAAAACAAAAAATAACCCTGTGTTAATTGGTGAACCAGGAGTTGGGAAAACTGCCATTGTTGAAGGACTAGCCCAGAGAATTGTCAAAGGTGATATTCCAAGTAACTTAAAAAATAAAATTATTTATGAACTGGACATGGGAGCCCTAATTGCGGGAGCTAAATACCAAGGAGAATTTGAAGAAAGATTAAAAGCAGTAATGAATAAAGTAAAAGAATCAAATGGTGACATTATTTTATTTATTGATGAACTGCATTTAATAGTTGGGGCTGGAAAAACGCAAGGAAGTATGGATGCTAGTAATTTACTAAAACCTTTACTAGCCCGCGGAGAACTTCACTGTATTGGGGCCACAACTTTAGATGAACACCGCCAGTACATTGAAAAAGATGCTGCCTTAGAACGTCGTTTTCAAAAAGTAATGGTTAATGAACCAACAATTGAAGAAAGTATTTCAATTTTACGTGGATTAAAAGAACGTTTTGAGTCGTACCATGGGGTTAAAATCCATGATAATGCCTTAGTTGCCGCCGTAAATTTATCATCACGTTATATTACTGATCGTTTTTTACCAGACAAAGCAATTGACTTAATTGATGAAGCATCAGCAACTATTAAAACGGAAATCGCTTCAGTTCCTACGGAACTAGATAATTTAAACCGGAAAATTTTACAATTACAAATTGAAAATGCAGCTTTAAAAAAAGAAACAGATAAAGCTTCAAATGAAAGATTAGTAGATGTTAATAATGAATTAAAAATTTTGCAATCAAAACAAGAAGTTTTGCATAAACAATGAACAAAAGAAAAAGAAAGTATTAAGCAATTAAAGCAAGTAAAATCAACAGTTGAGCAGTTAAAAACAGAATTAGAACAAGCCCAATTACGCGGTGATTTTAACCGTGCGGGGGAAATTCGCTACTCATTATTACCAGCTTTAGAAAAACAACTAGAAGAGCAAGAGAAAAAAGCTTCTGAATCACAACTTCTAAAAGAAGATGTCACTGAACGTGAAATTGCTTCAATTGTTGCGAAATGAACTGGAATTCCGGTTGACCGCCTAGTTGAATCAGAAAAAACAAAATTATTAAATTTAAATAAAATTTTACGCAGAAAAGTTAAAGGACAAAATGAAGCAATTGACGCGGTTAGCGATGCAATTTTAAGAAGCCGTAGTGGAATTAAAGATCCTAATAAGCCAATTGGTAGTTTCTTATTTTTAGGACCAACTGGAGTTGGAAAAACCGAAGTTGCCAGAAGTTTAGCTTATGTTTTATTTAACTCAGAAAAACAAATGGTCCGCTTAGATATGTCAGAATATATGGAAAAACATTCAGTAAGTAAATTAATTGGAGCCCCTCCAGGTTATGTTGGTTATGAACAAGGTGGCCAATTAACGGAAGCTGTTCGTCGTAGTCCATATTCAATTGTCTTATTTGATGAAATTGAAAAAGCTCATCCTGATGTCTTTAATATTTTGTTACAAATTTTAGATGAAGGGCGAATTACAGATAGTCTTGGAAAAACTGTGAACTTCCGAAACACAATTATTATTATGACCTCAAATA is drawn from Spiroplasma mirum ATCC 29335 and contains these coding sequences:
- a CDS encoding fructose-bisphosphatase class II, with product MKTNSLLFLRAVELAVIASYELVGKQDKNNLDKKAVDIINLLLTNHNAKAKIAIGEGELDEAPMLYQGQTFTNNHPITIDIAVDPIEGTSPASKNEEGSISCIAIAKNDSMLQIPEMYMEKLFIAKKDEGNIDFTKDIKWNLDNLLKIKKTLKVIILDKPRHQEIIQYMEANKIEVIRIKEGDVLGAIDVVLGRADLLYGIGGAPEGILMASLAIATNHIMFNRLVPYQQIWPSEKETAERMKIEAKGMQLKKLNYDLILRENDLVKDNNTMFFAASLTGGSLLKPLIVENNEFIVNSFIGYNNIYHQIVSRYPIVKDIKYLLTEYSFCK
- a CDS encoding Cof-type HAD-IIB family hydrolase, which produces MKLQHLNKKRLILIDLDGTTLMDDGISIHPKTIEVLKKATNDGHHICIITGRPHRASIRFYQELGLTTLLTNFDGGHIHDPLKRDFKRIVFSISYDVIMDIINNPQIKNSLDNILIEHYDKAICWKKDKAVENYFHLDDVADNEYFITDPFDNWKGPASNMALYLKNDNDKYQVLRMFDNYKNSVRINIGKKLNSNTIMLNINNKLVSKGFTARILAQYYNVDIRDVIAFGDEMNDREMLQTVGYGIAMKNGNDNLKALARGITYLTNNEGGVGDYLEKLLNGEEV
- a CDS encoding ATP-dependent Clp protease ATP-binding subunit; its protein translation is MEFTQQYEPGKDPKVLDKYAKNLNKLAHEGKMDPIIGRDDEINRVIRILSRKTKNNPVLIGEPGVGKTAIVEGLAQRIVKGDIPSNLKNKIIYELDMGALIAGAKYQGEFEERLKAVMNKVKESNGDIILFIDELHLIVGAGKTQGSMDASNLLKPLLARGELHCIGATTLDEHRQYIEKDAALERRFQKVMVNEPTIEESISILRGLKERFESYHGVKIHDNALVAAVNLSSRYITDRFLPDKAIDLIDEASATIKTEIASVPTELDNLNRKILQLQIENAALKKETDKASNERLVDVNNELKILQSKQEVLHKQWTKEKESIKQLKQVKSTVEQLKTELEQAQLRGDFNRAGEIRYSLLPALEKQLEEQEKKASESQLLKEDVTEREIASIVAKWTGIPVDRLVESEKTKLLNLNKILRRKVKGQNEAIDAVSDAILRSRSGIKDPNKPIGSFLFLGPTGVGKTEVARSLAYVLFNSEKQMVRLDMSEYMEKHSVSKLIGAPPGYVGYEQGGQLTEAVRRSPYSIVLFDEIEKAHPDVFNILLQILDEGRITDSLGKTVNFRNTIIIMTSNIGSEYLLSENNEGVGELIQKELVRKFKPELLNRIDNVIIFNALSKEVIKEIVNKELTELTTRIENTKNIRISFSDDIYQKIIDEGYDREFGARPIKRYIQKNIETVIAKAIISEEIQEGKSYTMAVEKKEIVIKNSSKLN
- a CDS encoding YitT family protein codes for the protein MNYYSKQKNYLKKTQNKVYIYFVLASLICTIAFDYFLTPSKVLPPGLGAVGKIFVQYIFPPLNDSNINNANLMYYVFYIVNNIPLIIFSSIIVGRRFIINTLIFMVCQTAFHIIINGNWGLSWNPCYQFNRLPFFTKSKWYW